In a genomic window of Erigeron canadensis isolate Cc75 chromosome 5, C_canadensis_v1, whole genome shotgun sequence:
- the LOC122601138 gene encoding uncharacterized mitochondrial protein AtMg00810-like — protein sequence MSKKDELSMMGELNYFSGLQVKQNKNGLFINQGKYVKDLLNKFGFSDCSPMKTPMGTGDKLGEDNEGKSVDITTYRGMIGSLLYLTASRPDIMFVTCLCARYRASPKESHLKDMKRIFKYLKGCKMDRKSTPGACQLLGNRLEAVAHKFYGCSISFKTMVLLPQKLQFSVTTPVP from the exons ATGTCTAAAAAGGATGAATTGAGCATGATGGGAGAACTAAACTATTTTTCGGGTTTACAAGTTAAACAGAATAAAAATGGACTTTTTATAAACCAaggaaaatatgttaaagatCTCTtaaacaaatttggttttagtgaCTGCTCACCTATGAAAACTCCTATGGGAACTGGTGACAAGTTGGGTGAAGATAACGAAGGTAAATCTGTTGACATCACAACTTATAGGGGTATGATAGGCTCATTACTTTACTTAACtgctagtagaccagatatCATGTTTGTTACATGTCTCTGTGCAAGATATCGAGCTAGTCCTAAGGAATCACATCTTAAGGATATGAAAAGAATCTTTAAATACCTTAAAG GATGTAAGATGGATAGAAAGAGTACTCCAGGAGCTTGTCAATTGCTTGGTAACAGACTT GAAGCTGTTGCTCATAAGTTCTATGGATGCAGTATCAGCTTCAAGACTATGGTGTTACTACCTCAAAAACTCCAATTTTCTGTGACAACTCCAGTGCCATAG
- the LOC122602101 gene encoding uncharacterized protein LOC122602101 — protein MDYEGTSRRQGRRNSSTEKLLAISLGLLCTISPLFIDQKPQTAEELELEEQAFLSISTYLVLVVLALIIVAAFSCYLDHSLTRFDPYWIYRVGGSSGGIIAILLVLTLVLKCKAF, from the coding sequence ATGGATTATGAAGGCACAAGTAGAAGGCAAGGAAGGAGGAACTCATCAACCGAAAAGTTACTGGCCATAAGCTTAGGTCTCCTCTGTACCATTTCACCGCTATTTATTGATCAAAAACCACAAACCGCCGAGGAATTGGAGCTTGAAGAACAAGCGTTTCTTAGCATATCCACTTATTTGGTTCTGGTTGTGTTAGCTTTGATCATCGTTGCAGCTTTTTCTTGTTATTTGGATCATAGCCTTACAAGGTTTGATCCGTATTGGATATACCGAGTTGGAGGGTCTTCTGGTGGAATTATTGCCATTTTGCTAGTCCTTACTCTTGTTTTGAAGTGTAAGGCTTTTTAG